In Chryseobacterium shigense, the following proteins share a genomic window:
- the dnaE gene encoding DNA polymerase III subunit alpha — protein MYLIFDTETTGLPKNFNAPLSDSDNWPRMVQIAWQIHDDNGNLIENQDYIIKPEGYDIPFNAARIHGITTKIANEEGRDLQEILEEFSKVLDRVRVVSGHNVEFDYNIVGAEFFRKNIKDNLQEKPKADTMILGTDYCKLGGGKGGRYKSPKLEELYEKLYGHKFDEAHNAAADVNATARVFFEMMRIGVIPAEVLKTSEDQLAYFKTLYPDPIKPFDIVIRRQVADFNNKKKQTDFGNVDEVDLGKYFNFNSHSVFSTLMATSGINDLIKKASDDNFPAVGMVDIGNMMGAFKFVSAVESANSDRSKKHKEYLAKKQEAEENGTEFTEQEPVSEPLIPVVGCEFYISDRYEQKQFTKDDPDRRTQVVLLAKDFNGYKNLAKLSSIGFLKGFYFGVPRISRELIAEYKEGLIALTSGILGDIPDAILNTGEQKGEELFKWWKDTFGDDFYVQLQNHQLPEEEHLNEVLLYLADKYNTRILAQNETFYTHKDDANIQDIVSCIKDGEKLTTPVGKGFGKRRGLTTGEYYIKNSDEIKETFLAYPDAFEAYDEFLAKFSPYTLKRDVLLPKFDIPEEFIHAEDEADGGKRGEMAYLTHLTYEGARKRYIEITEEIKERLDFELDVIANTGYPGYFLIVQDFCNEARNMGVWVGPGRGSAAGSAVAYCIGITNVDPIKYDLLFERFLNPERVSMPDIDIDFDDEGRDRIIKWVIEKYGQSQVAQIITYSVLGGKSAIKDAGRVLDVPIPDTNNIAKLIPSTPGMNIAKALSKYDKLKPEEQMLVDEMRMVLDNPEDPRFDVLASAKKMEGCIRNTGIHACGVIITPEDVSNLVPVTIAAKDADILVSQFDNSVAESAGLLKMDFLGLRTLTIIKDALKLVKARHGVDIDPDEIPLDDAKTYQLFKEGRTVGIFQYESPGMQKYMRELKPTVFADLIAMNALYRPGPIKYIPNFINRKHGIEEIVYDLPETEEYLKETYGITVYQEQVMLLSQKLADFTKGEADTLRKAMGKKQIDVLNKMYPKFIEGGKKNNLNEERLEKIWNDWKAFAEYAFNKSHSTCYALIAYHTAFLKANYPAEYMASVMSNNINNTDSITMFMEDCKSIGVDVLGPDVNESQYKFSVNEKGQIRFGLGAIKGIGEGPSEAITREREAGGKFNNVYDFFERILPSQMNKRVAESLVLAGAFDELSSYHRGQYFDIDMSGRTNLERLIRYGQSFQESKNEMEHSLFADFADEVQIEQPKLLPCPEWPNMHKLNKEKEIIGFYLSAHPLDEFKYQFQFMQGRLSRKSVLEKDEEKVVTDEVPLLEKDSQDETVDLIEIVSDDLSVGDGEEEIIEEVTKKAEPKGNFLFLNLDEVDAYKEQAFANKQEELFEEKKKDWKTVQKERENGGAGKEYTVAGLITEYRVQDGFRSGEKVAFVTLEDYSGSYSFRLGDRDYMRLKEKLEVQRFVIFKIKFAQVKDGRVFVNVNDVIELQEAFERFAKSISLVMDVMDVRPEDLDFFRTVLDRNKGNQKLKFFIKNIEDDSQIEVQSMKHSVDLNGDLIKEIQLLNKYEFYLN, from the coding sequence ATGTATTTAATTTTTGACACAGAAACAACCGGATTACCTAAAAATTTCAATGCACCGCTTTCAGATTCAGACAACTGGCCAAGAATGGTTCAGATTGCATGGCAGATACACGATGATAATGGTAATTTAATTGAAAATCAGGATTATATTATAAAACCTGAAGGGTATGACATTCCCTTCAACGCCGCAAGGATTCACGGAATTACCACAAAAATTGCCAACGAAGAAGGACGGGATCTGCAGGAGATTCTGGAAGAGTTTTCCAAAGTCCTGGACAGGGTAAGGGTAGTATCCGGACATAACGTAGAATTCGACTATAATATTGTAGGAGCAGAATTTTTCAGGAAAAATATAAAAGACAATCTTCAGGAAAAGCCAAAAGCCGATACCATGATTTTGGGTACGGATTACTGTAAACTGGGCGGAGGAAAAGGAGGAAGATACAAATCTCCCAAACTGGAAGAACTCTACGAAAAGCTTTACGGCCATAAGTTTGACGAAGCTCACAACGCTGCTGCCGACGTAAATGCAACAGCCAGAGTATTCTTCGAAATGATGAGAATTGGCGTGATTCCTGCCGAAGTACTCAAAACCTCCGAAGATCAGCTGGCTTACTTTAAAACACTTTATCCGGACCCGATAAAGCCGTTTGATATTGTCATCAGAAGGCAGGTTGCAGATTTCAACAATAAGAAAAAACAAACGGATTTCGGAAATGTTGATGAGGTAGACCTCGGAAAATATTTCAATTTTAACAGTCACAGCGTTTTCTCCACACTGATGGCTACCTCGGGCATTAATGACCTGATTAAAAAAGCTTCCGATGATAACTTCCCGGCGGTAGGAATGGTTGATATTGGAAACATGATGGGAGCCTTCAAATTTGTTTCCGCAGTAGAATCTGCCAATTCAGACCGGTCGAAAAAACATAAAGAATATCTTGCAAAAAAACAGGAAGCAGAAGAAAACGGGACAGAATTTACTGAACAGGAACCTGTTTCAGAACCCCTCATTCCTGTTGTGGGTTGTGAATTCTACATTTCAGACCGTTATGAGCAAAAACAGTTTACAAAAGATGATCCGGACAGAAGAACCCAGGTTGTTCTTCTGGCAAAAGATTTTAACGGCTATAAAAATCTCGCCAAACTCTCAAGTATAGGATTTCTCAAAGGTTTCTATTTCGGAGTTCCGAGGATCAGCAGAGAATTAATTGCTGAGTATAAAGAAGGCCTTATTGCTTTAACTTCCGGAATTTTAGGAGATATCCCCGATGCCATTCTTAATACCGGAGAACAGAAAGGAGAAGAACTTTTCAAATGGTGGAAAGATACTTTCGGAGATGATTTTTATGTACAGCTTCAGAATCATCAATTGCCTGAAGAAGAGCACTTAAATGAAGTTCTATTATATCTTGCAGATAAATATAATACCAGGATCCTTGCCCAGAACGAAACTTTTTATACCCATAAAGACGATGCCAATATTCAGGATATCGTAAGCTGCATCAAAGATGGTGAAAAGCTGACAACACCTGTAGGAAAAGGATTTGGTAAACGAAGAGGGCTTACCACAGGAGAATATTATATTAAAAACAGTGATGAGATCAAAGAAACATTTCTTGCTTATCCCGATGCCTTTGAAGCATATGATGAGTTTCTCGCGAAATTCAGTCCGTATACTTTAAAAAGAGACGTTTTACTTCCTAAATTTGATATTCCGGAAGAATTTATCCATGCAGAAGACGAAGCAGACGGAGGGAAAAGAGGAGAAATGGCCTACCTTACTCACTTAACTTATGAAGGTGCCAGAAAAAGATATATAGAAATCACAGAAGAAATTAAAGAACGTCTTGATTTCGAACTTGATGTAATTGCCAATACCGGGTATCCGGGGTATTTCCTTATTGTACAGGATTTCTGTAACGAAGCAAGGAATATGGGAGTGTGGGTTGGCCCCGGAAGGGGTTCTGCAGCCGGTTCAGCAGTAGCCTATTGCATTGGAATTACCAACGTAGATCCTATTAAATATGACCTCCTTTTTGAGAGATTCCTGAATCCTGAAAGGGTCTCAATGCCGGATATTGATATTGACTTTGATGATGAAGGCCGTGACAGGATTATTAAATGGGTAATTGAAAAGTACGGACAGAGCCAGGTGGCCCAGATTATTACCTATTCGGTTTTAGGTGGAAAATCTGCCATTAAAGATGCGGGAAGAGTATTAGATGTCCCGATTCCTGATACAAACAATATTGCCAAACTGATTCCTTCAACTCCCGGAATGAACATTGCCAAAGCTCTGTCAAAATATGATAAACTGAAACCGGAAGAGCAGATGCTGGTGGATGAAATGAGGATGGTGCTTGATAATCCTGAAGATCCACGTTTTGATGTTCTGGCCAGTGCCAAAAAGATGGAAGGCTGTATCAGGAATACAGGAATTCACGCTTGTGGAGTAATTATTACCCCTGAAGATGTAAGTAATCTCGTTCCGGTAACCATTGCTGCTAAAGATGCCGATATCCTGGTATCACAGTTTGATAACTCTGTAGCAGAGAGTGCCGGACTTCTGAAAATGGATTTCCTGGGCCTCAGAACTTTAACGATTATCAAAGATGCTTTAAAATTGGTCAAAGCAAGACACGGAGTAGATATTGATCCCGATGAAATTCCGCTTGATGATGCAAAAACATATCAGCTGTTTAAAGAAGGAAGAACGGTAGGGATTTTCCAGTATGAAAGCCCGGGAATGCAGAAATATATGAGAGAGCTTAAGCCTACGGTTTTTGCCGATCTTATTGCCATGAACGCACTTTACCGTCCGGGACCTATCAAATATATCCCGAACTTTATCAACAGAAAGCATGGTATTGAAGAAATTGTCTACGATTTACCCGAAACAGAAGAATATTTAAAAGAAACATACGGAATTACCGTTTACCAGGAGCAGGTAATGCTTTTATCTCAAAAATTGGCCGACTTTACCAAAGGTGAAGCCGATACACTGAGAAAAGCAATGGGTAAAAAGCAGATTGATGTTCTGAATAAAATGTACCCGAAATTTATTGAAGGCGGTAAGAAAAACAATCTTAATGAAGAACGATTAGAAAAAATCTGGAACGACTGGAAAGCCTTTGCGGAATACGCCTTCAACAAATCCCACTCTACATGCTATGCATTAATTGCCTATCACACGGCTTTCCTGAAAGCCAACTATCCGGCAGAATATATGGCAAGTGTAATGAGCAATAACATTAACAATACCGATTCCATCACTATGTTCATGGAGGATTGTAAAAGTATAGGGGTTGATGTTCTTGGACCGGATGTTAATGAATCCCAGTATAAATTTTCAGTAAACGAAAAAGGGCAGATCCGTTTCGGACTGGGGGCAATCAAAGGAATTGGAGAAGGTCCGAGTGAAGCAATTACAAGAGAAAGAGAGGCTGGCGGGAAATTTAATAATGTTTATGATTTCTTCGAAAGAATCCTGCCTTCCCAGATGAATAAGAGGGTAGCGGAAAGTTTAGTGCTGGCGGGAGCCTTTGATGAATTAAGCTCTTATCACAGAGGCCAGTATTTTGATATTGATATGTCAGGAAGAACAAACCTGGAACGGTTGATCAGATACGGGCAAAGTTTCCAGGAAAGTAAAAACGAAATGGAACATTCCCTTTTTGCCGATTTTGCGGATGAGGTACAAATTGAACAGCCAAAGCTGCTGCCTTGTCCGGAATGGCCAAATATGCATAAACTTAATAAGGAAAAAGAAATCATCGGATTCTACCTTTCAGCGCATCCGCTGGATGAATTCAAATATCAGTTCCAGTTTATGCAGGGCAGACTTTCCAGGAAAAGTGTACTCGAAAAGGACGAAGAAAAAGTAGTAACGGACGAAGTTCCCCTTTTAGAAAAAGATTCCCAGGATGAAACTGTCGATCTCATTGAAATTGTTTCCGATGATTTGTCTGTAGGAGATGGGGAAGAAGAAATTATAGAAGAAGTAACAAAAAAGGCCGAGCCGAAAGGAAATTTCCTGTTTTTAAATCTGGATGAGGTAGATGCCTATAAAGAGCAGGCCTTTGCAAACAAACAGGAGGAGCTCTTTGAAGAGAAGAAAAAAGACTGGAAAACAGTTCAGAAAGAAAGGGAAAATGGCGGTGCCGGAAAAGAGTATACCGTAGCCGGACTGATCACAGAATACAGGGTTCAGGATGGATTCAGAAGCGGTGAAAAAGTGGCTTTTGTTACGCTGGAAGATTATTCGGGGTCTTATTCTTTCAGGCTAGGAGACAGAGATTATATGCGCCTGAAGGAAAAGCTGGAAGTCCAGAGATTTGTAATTTTTAAAATAAAATTTGCACAGGTAAAGGACGGAAGAGTATTTGTGAATGTAAATGACGTCATTGAGCTTCAGGAAGCTTTTGAAAGATTTGCGAAAAGTATTTCCCTGGTAATGGACGTTATGGATGTTCGCCCTGAAGATCTTGATTTCTTCAGAACGGTTCTTGACAGAAATAAAGGAAACCAGAAACTTAAATTTTTTATTAAAAATATTGAAGATGATTCGCAGATTGAAGTGCAATCCATGAAACATTCCGTAGATCTCAACGGAGATTTGATCAAGGAAATTCAGCTTCTGAATAAATATGAATTTTATCTGAATTAG
- a CDS encoding fibronectin type III domain-containing protein, whose translation MKKLLLSCLVAMSMGTYAQVGPPQATTPNTNNGYGFAQSSGTYTPLSASRTIWQSGATLGTNAVSAAINLPSVFKYNGKSYSSIYISNNGFVTLGTAAGTTTYTGLSTDTSTPYEGAFAGFAANLRNANTTTSEISYESVGSKFVVQFTDLQGNSASTAQAINFQIQFDLVTNTVSIVYGSCVSGTSTLSGEVGIRGSESSDTNNRTGTDWTATAIGTSTSSTCTLGSTNGTTVPASGLTFTFTPGTWLSTAPTYATLPFTESFSSWVNGNSTGDLPNAANWRTWPSRGDNSWRASDNTVSGFSSATGWTSANGTATVAAPAVTPAARFHAYNTVSASGYMDLYIDLSAGTGSKILSFDYINPTGTDVLKIQISTDGGTTFNTVGSTYGVSSSWSNKLVNLGANSATAVVRFIATGDNGSDDIYIDNVNISNVTCLMPDTVTVGTTTATTESVSWTIGTPAPTYDIYYSTTNTAPTSGSTPNVTGATGTTYTLTNLAPLTTYYVWVRSHCSTTDQSIWIPGPSFTTKTFCPAVTAPASSATGVSVTPTFTWTANADATGYRITIGTTSGGTDVYNNVDVGNVTNYPLPITLNNSTTYYYTINSYNAGGVTSTSCTVRSFTTVCGVITPAYTNDFASFPGTCWSLANGGTPATGPGTGTTNYWVSDGFLNVGSTGAAKINLYTTARQGWLKSPSFNLSAGGYRVKFDYGVTTYNATTASAMGSDDVVQFLVSPDGGTTWTILKTWNTANTPSNTSNTYIFDLTGYTGANTIFAVYGSDGTVDDTQDYEFFVDNFAVEAIPACDAPTGPTSTLITDSSATISWTAPATAPANGYEYYYSTTNTAPTSGTATTATSQNLTPLLPQTTYYYWVRSMCAGTQSVWVSGTFTTLATPPANDNCSGAVALTVNPGTACTATTAGNTLGATDSTVPVGTCSGTPDDDVWYSFVAGSVAHTVSLSNVVSTGTTSSTSLYTQVFSGACGSLTSIQCGTTNSTTVSGLTVGQTYYVRVYNSNGAGYNNSFNICLGTPPPPPANDVCSGAVALTVGNNFNSHPIVSSNVDAITDGTTSCQTSRGENVWFAVVVPASGKVTLETQGVTGSGFVDSVISVHTGTCGSLTSIACDDDSGTDNFSLVTVTGQTPGATLYVSVWRYTGTAGGGSTTGQFKLSAYDSSVLATSEVSGAKNDIKAYPNPFADVLNISDISKVKSVTIVDIAGRLVKTIDNPSSALQLGDLKQGLYLVTLNMQDGSKQTIKAIKK comes from the coding sequence ATGAAAAAACTTCTACTTTCGTGCTTAGTTGCCATGAGTATGGGAACTTATGCACAGGTAGGCCCACCACAAGCTACAACTCCGAATACCAATAACGGGTATGGATTTGCGCAAAGTAGTGGAACCTATACTCCGTTATCTGCCAGTAGGACCATCTGGCAATCTGGTGCAACCTTAGGAACAAATGCTGTGTCTGCAGCCATTAATTTACCATCAGTATTTAAATATAATGGTAAATCCTATTCCAGTATTTACATTAGTAACAATGGTTTTGTAACTTTGGGTACAGCTGCTGGTACAACTACCTACACAGGGCTTTCTACAGATACTTCCACTCCTTATGAAGGAGCATTTGCAGGTTTTGCAGCCAATCTGAGAAATGCAAATACAACCACTTCGGAAATTTCTTATGAATCCGTAGGGTCAAAGTTTGTTGTTCAGTTTACTGATTTACAGGGGAATTCAGCATCAACAGCTCAGGCTATCAATTTTCAAATACAATTTGATTTAGTAACCAATACCGTTAGTATTGTATATGGTAGTTGTGTTTCCGGAACATCAACATTGTCCGGGGAAGTAGGAATCAGAGGATCTGAAAGTTCGGATACAAACAACAGAACCGGAACTGACTGGACTGCTACCGCTATTGGAACATCAACATCATCCACTTGTACTTTAGGAAGTACCAATGGAACTACTGTTCCTGCTTCTGGTCTTACATTTACCTTTACTCCGGGAACATGGCTTTCTACAGCACCCACTTATGCTACATTACCTTTCACTGAGAGCTTCAGTTCATGGGTGAATGGTAACTCAACAGGTGACCTGCCGAATGCTGCCAACTGGAGAACCTGGCCTTCAAGAGGTGATAACTCCTGGAGAGCAAGTGATAATACGGTCTCAGGATTTTCAAGCGCAACCGGATGGACGAGTGCCAATGGAACGGCTACTGTTGCGGCACCTGCTGTAACACCTGCAGCAAGATTCCACGCCTATAATACGGTGAGTGCTTCAGGATACATGGATTTGTATATTGACTTATCTGCAGGCACTGGAAGTAAAATTTTAAGTTTTGATTATATTAATCCGACAGGAACAGATGTTTTGAAAATACAAATCTCCACAGATGGAGGAACCACATTTAATACAGTTGGTTCTACATATGGAGTTTCTTCTTCCTGGTCTAATAAGCTTGTTAATCTTGGAGCAAATAGTGCAACTGCAGTTGTAAGATTCATTGCGACAGGTGATAATGGAAGTGATGATATCTATATCGACAATGTAAACATAAGCAATGTGACTTGTTTAATGCCGGATACAGTTACCGTAGGTACTACAACAGCAACTACAGAATCTGTAAGCTGGACTATTGGAACTCCTGCTCCTACTTATGATATTTATTACAGCACTACCAATACAGCTCCTACAAGTGGAAGCACTCCTAACGTAACCGGTGCTACTGGTACAACTTATACGTTAACGAATTTAGCTCCGCTTACGACTTATTACGTTTGGGTAAGATCTCATTGTAGTACTACAGATCAAAGTATCTGGATTCCAGGTCCATCTTTTACAACAAAAACATTCTGTCCGGCAGTAACAGCTCCAGCTTCTTCAGCAACAGGAGTTTCAGTAACGCCTACCTTCACATGGACGGCAAATGCTGATGCAACCGGATATAGAATTACTATCGGAACTACATCAGGAGGAACAGATGTATACAACAATGTAGATGTTGGTAATGTAACAAATTATCCTTTACCTATTACCCTTAACAATTCTACAACATATTATTATACCATAAATTCTTATAATGCTGGTGGTGTAACTTCTACATCATGTACGGTAAGAAGCTTTACAACAGTTTGTGGTGTTATAACTCCTGCATACACTAATGATTTTGCTTCATTCCCTGGTACATGCTGGTCTCTGGCAAATGGAGGGACTCCTGCAACCGGTCCGGGTACTGGTACTACAAACTACTGGGTTAGTGATGGTTTCTTAAATGTAGGATCTACAGGAGCTGCTAAAATTAACCTTTATACAACAGCAAGACAAGGATGGTTAAAATCTCCATCTTTCAATTTATCTGCAGGCGGATACAGAGTTAAGTTTGATTATGGTGTAACTACTTATAACGCTACTACAGCCAGTGCGATGGGGTCTGATGATGTAGTACAGTTCCTTGTTTCTCCAGATGGAGGAACTACATGGACAATATTGAAAACCTGGAATACAGCCAATACACCTAGTAATACTTCAAATACATACATTTTTGATTTAACAGGTTACACTGGAGCTAATACTATATTTGCTGTTTATGGAAGTGACGGTACAGTGGATGATACTCAGGATTATGAGTTCTTTGTAGATAACTTTGCGGTAGAAGCTATTCCTGCTTGTGATGCACCTACAGGTCCAACCAGCACGCTAATTACAGATTCATCGGCTACAATTTCTTGGACAGCCCCAGCTACGGCTCCGGCAAACGGATATGAGTATTATTATTCAACAACTAATACTGCTCCTACATCTGGAACTGCTACTACGGCTACTTCTCAGAATCTTACTCCTTTGTTGCCTCAAACTACATATTATTATTGGGTAAGATCTATGTGTGCAGGTACACAAAGTGTTTGGGTATCCGGAACTTTCACAACGTTGGCTACTCCGCCTGCGAATGATAATTGCTCAGGTGCTGTTGCGCTAACAGTAAACCCAGGTACTGCTTGTACTGCAACAACTGCAGGAAATACTTTAGGTGCTACAGATTCAACTGTACCTGTTGGTACTTGCTCAGGAACACCGGATGATGATGTTTGGTATTCTTTTGTAGCAGGATCTGTTGCGCATACGGTTTCTCTTTCAAATGTAGTCTCTACAGGAACAACTTCATCTACAAGTTTATACACTCAGGTATTTAGTGGTGCTTGCGGATCTTTAACAAGTATCCAGTGTGGAACAACAAACTCTACAACCGTATCTGGATTAACAGTTGGACAAACTTACTATGTAAGAGTATATAACAGTAATGGTGCTGGATATAATAACAGTTTCAATATCTGTTTAGGCACTCCGCCACCACCACCAGCTAATGATGTTTGTTCAGGTGCTGTAGCTTTAACAGTTGGAAACAATTTCAACTCTCATCCTATTGTTAGTTCGAATGTAGATGCTATTACTGATGGTACAACATCTTGCCAGACAAGCAGAGGAGAGAATGTTTGGTTTGCAGTAGTAGTTCCTGCAAGTGGAAAAGTTACTTTGGAAACCCAGGGTGTTACAGGATCAGGATTTGTAGATAGTGTAATTTCTGTTCATACTGGTACCTGTGGATCATTAACAAGTATTGCTTGTGATGATGATAGCGGAACAGATAACTTCTCTTTAGTTACTGTAACGGGTCAAACTCCTGGAGCTACATTATATGTAAGTGTATGGAGATATACCGGAACTGCAGGTGGTGGAAGTACTACAGGACAATTCAAGCTTTCTGCTTATGATTCATCAGTGTTAGCAACTTCAGAAGTTTCAGGAGCTAAAAATGATATCAAAGCATACCCGAATCCTTTTGCAGATGTATTGAACATTTCAGATATCTCTAAAGTGAAATCAGTAACAATTGTTGATATTGCAGGAAGACTTGTAAAAACAATCGACAACCCTTCTTCAGCTCTTCAGTTAGGAGATCTGAAACAAGGACTGTATCTTGTAACTCTTAACATGCAAGACGGATCAAAACAAACGATCAAAGCAATCAAGAAATAA
- a CDS encoding GEVED domain-containing protein: protein MKKILLANLLTIGTCAFAQTYCTPEFSSGCNGGDMINSFTIPSAGFSHLDTGCSQAAYGDYTSQTINMNAGVNYAFSITHDYESQNVRIWIDFDNNGTFDDTTPELVAEATSGDELFTNGTISIPSTVTPGTYRMRVGDRYSSQPVPCNTAGYGEAHDYTVAIGAAPSCLAPNNLSSSAVTSSSASIAWTASTSTVGVGYEYYYSTTNTAPVSTTPATGSVGASALSAPLSPLSSATTYYVWVRSVCSAADKSGWSVGTSFTTACATVVPTTAYTNNFSTFPGSCWEQASGGDASTGPTGTDELWYDGDFLNAGDDNNSAKINLYYNETVAWLKTVPFNLSAGGYKVKFDYGVTEFFDTTPSAMGSDDVVQFLVSSDGGTTWTVLQTWNAANAPSNTSTTYSYNLTSYTGANTVFAFYASEGAVNDSEDYEFFIDNFKVETATLATSEVSKPKEDIKAYPNPFTDVLNISKAELVKSVSVSDVSGRLVKTIENPSSALHLGDLKQGLYFVTLHMKDGSKQMIKAIKK from the coding sequence ATGAAAAAGATTTTACTTGCGAATTTACTAACGATTGGCACATGTGCCTTTGCTCAGACCTATTGTACACCGGAGTTTTCCAGCGGATGCAATGGAGGAGATATGATTAACAGTTTTACCATCCCGTCAGCCGGATTTAGCCATCTTGATACAGGATGTTCTCAGGCAGCATATGGAGATTATACGTCTCAGACTATTAACATGAATGCAGGAGTCAATTACGCATTCTCTATTACTCATGATTATGAAAGTCAAAACGTACGTATCTGGATAGATTTTGACAATAACGGAACCTTTGATGATACCACACCGGAATTAGTGGCCGAGGCTACCAGTGGTGATGAACTGTTTACTAACGGTACCATATCTATTCCTTCCACGGTTACACCCGGAACTTACAGGATGAGAGTAGGAGACAGGTATTCCAGCCAGCCAGTGCCTTGTAATACGGCTGGTTATGGAGAGGCTCATGATTATACGGTGGCTATAGGAGCGGCCCCAAGCTGTCTGGCTCCAAATAACTTATCATCCAGTGCAGTTACTTCCAGCTCGGCTTCTATAGCCTGGACAGCCTCAACAAGTACCGTTGGAGTGGGCTACGAATATTATTATTCTACAACAAATACAGCCCCGGTGAGTACTACTCCTGCAACAGGAAGTGTGGGAGCGTCTGCCTTATCAGCCCCGCTGTCACCTTTAAGTTCTGCAACAACTTATTACGTGTGGGTAAGGTCCGTATGCAGCGCTGCCGATAAAAGCGGATGGTCTGTTGGAACATCATTTACAACAGCATGTGCTACTGTAGTACCAACAACTGCTTATACCAACAATTTCTCTACATTCCCCGGAAGTTGCTGGGAACAGGCTTCAGGTGGAGATGCATCTACAGGACCTACCGGTACAGACGAATTATGGTATGACGGTGACTTCCTGAATGCCGGAGATGATAATAACTCTGCTAAAATAAATCTTTATTATAATGAAACTGTCGCGTGGCTGAAAACTGTGCCTTTCAATCTTTCTGCGGGAGGATATAAAGTTAAGTTTGATTATGGAGTTACGGAATTTTTCGACACTACCCCTTCCGCTATGGGATCTGATGATGTTGTACAGTTCCTGGTTTCCAGTGATGGTGGAACTACATGGACAGTTCTGCAGACATGGAATGCTGCAAATGCTCCTTCCAATACCTCTACCACTTATTCCTATAATCTGACCTCTTATACAGGAGCAAATACGGTTTTTGCATTTTATGCCTCCGAAGGTGCTGTAAATGATTCTGAAGACTATGAATTCTTTATCGACAACTTTAAAGTAGAAACTGCAACACTGGCAACATCAGAAGTTTCCAAACCAAAAGAAGATATTAAAGCATATCCGAATCCTTTCACCGATGTGTTGAATATTTCAAAAGCAGAGCTGGTAAAATCTGTCTCCGTTTCTGATGTTTCCGGAAGATTGGTGAAAACCATAGAAAATCCATCCTCAGCGCTTCATTTGGGAGATCTGAAGCAAGGATTGTATTTCGTTACTCTACATATGAAAGACGGATCTAAGCAGATGATTAAAGCAATTAAAAAATAA